A region of the Lycium barbarum isolate Lr01 chromosome 1, ASM1917538v2, whole genome shotgun sequence genome:
AATTTTTTCCTTATCTACATAGTATAATTTTCAACTAAGGGGATTAATCCCCTTTCTTCAACTAGCTTTGCCGCAGCACTTGGTTTCCGCGGAATCTGCATAAACTCTATACAATATAGTCACTTAGTTAAAACCTAAACTTATGGATTATTTAACTAAGATAAGTCATGTGGGAATTTATGCATTATTCTATAGGAAATAGAATATGGGATTAAATGTGTACACATGATTTGAAGTCATGAAAATAAAGGACTTCCTTATCCTAAGGCTGTCACTGAATGAATCTGGTAACTAATGCCGCCAGAGAGGCTGAGGTGAGTATAGTCGCATCGCCTTCGACAGCTTCTTTTGCTTTGTAGCTACGGCTCCGGGGAAAGTACCTCACCCTCACCTTTCTACATTTATTATTATATAGAATTTCCTCGGGTCTCTATAAAACAAAATGAATGCCGCCAGAGAGGCTGAGGTGAGTATAGTCGCATCGCCTCCGACAGCTTCTTTTGCTTTGTAGCTACGGCTCCGGGGAAAGTACCTCACCCTCACCTTTCTACATTTATTATTATATAGAATTTCCTCGGGTCTCtataaaacaaaatgaaaagcccGGGTGGAAGCACAAGTGGAGTAATTGTGAAGACTAGCGTAGAAGTTACTCACTTTTTTTTATGGTCCTGAAGTTTGTGAGTTCGAGGTTCTgttctaattttttaaaattagaaAACTCTAAATTAATattttgtacatatttgacaaaaaatttaatacaaatctATGATTTGAACCAAAGCTACTGGTCCGGCCGAACCCACGACCCAGGGGCTAGCTTAGCCCCTGCATGTGTGTTATCAATATGTATATAAGAGTATCTAAATACTAAAATTCCTTAACTTAGGTGATCCCTACTTAGCAATCCATGTATTATATTTCACATGTACAATCCCAATATGAGTGATAAGAATTATGATCATGTTCATGCATAACAATCCAGTTATGTGATAAACAATTTAATTCCTGCATTATGCTCCTGCCACACATCATATCTTAGGCCATAAACAAAAAGAACCCTTAATTAACAATGTTCTTAATTAGTTACAGCCTAAACGAATATTATCAACGTAAAATGCTTGAAATAACCTCGCCGATGCCAGAGGAAGCCCCGGTAATGATGACGACCTTTCCAGCAACATCTTCACTGAAAAGGGTGCCAAAAATTGAGGAGACAAACTTGAAAAATTGAAAGGGAGGCAAGAAAAGAAGCAGACTAAAGAAGGTAAAGGGAGGAGCTACTAAGTTGAGAAATTTGTGAATTAGTTCCACCAACATGGCTTATGAGTTATGTACTTGACGTTGCTCAGACAGATCGAGTGAAACTGTATTTATGGACTCAAAACTTATACTACAGAACGTCTTAATGacatgaaaaaacaaaaaaaaaaaaggaaaggttaTCCTTAGTCCTTCACAAAATAAAGACAAAAGAAGAGAGTTTGAGATTGGGATGAATAGGTATGGGCAAAGCGGTGTGTTGTATTTACTACTAATAGTACTGTTTAGATTGGTGGCACCACTGCATGGAAGCAACATGACACGTATTCGAAGTCAAAGCGGTCGTGATGTGTCTTTTAATTTGGTGTGGAAGATCAAGATACAGACAAGATCAGATAGGTGAGATCGATTTCCTATTCTACAAGAGGAAAATGGTCCTTGTCTAGAATTGTTTTTCATTAATAATTGGAGGTAATTTACCTTCATCATTATAAAAATCAGCTAAATTTGAACATATTAGTTTCTAATGACATCAAACGTctcacgtgaaaaggataaaacCTGTTATTAAAATATAAAGTGAATCCCACTTTACccctaacatttaagggttgggAAACGATACCTCTCTCACATATTGAAGGGAACGATAACCCTCTATTCAATATTTTTCGATGAGaatcttttatttttaataaagattttttttcttttctttctagaattaaatacgaatatatatatatatatataagattgtCCCGTTCATCTATTCCGCTGAAAAAAATGTATAACAACTACTTGAAAAAATTTGTTAATAAATTTTAAGCTACGTGTCATTCGTTTTTTTTTTGGGGACAAGAGGGTCAAGATCTTAATTATTATACAGTCTAGTATTAGTACCGCACGATGCGCCGACAATATTAAAAGACACTAATCATGTTGAGTTGTGATGTCACTTGGTTGAGTACATTCTATCATATTGTTTTAACAAAATGTCAAGTATTATCTAATTTTTCGATATAATACACTCAAATTAATGATATTTCTGTGAAATTAAAGGAAATAAATTAATCTTTTTAAATATTATTTGAGTTGATCTTTAGATTTaattcataatatatatatatatatatatatatatatgtgtgtgtgtgtgtgtgtacatttCTCTAACCCTTTTCTCATTCAGCTTTTCTTACTATAATAATTTAACTATTTTTTTGACATTTAGTATCTTACGTTTAAtcaaaataatatcatatatGATATTAGTCGTGATTTTGAACTCGTCCAAAATATAAATAGAAACTTTCGCTTGTTACTTGTCGTGAGTTATATTGAATTATTTAATAATTACTATTTAGCAATCTTTTACATAAGCAATTAAATTATTTTCTCTTTTGTTTCCAATCCACCAAATTTTgtgtttttaattttaattgttgatatatatatatatatatatatatagagagagagagagagagagagagagagagagagtgagagacGAAATTCAAAACTTGGACATGTAGATAAAAATATAGGTAAGATTTAACAAGATTAAATCTCGTTTTTCAATGGCTGGTTTAGtaactttttattatttttttggaatTAACTACTTATTCTCACCGGAAAATATTGAATAGGGGGTATCGTTCTCATTCAATATGTAAGGGTATCCTTTCCCTAACATTTTGGTAAACTGGGATCCACTCTAAACTATATGAATGATCTTAAAATTTGCCTCTCTATTTTAAAGAACAGAGTTACTCCATCGGCTGCACCATCATCTTCTTTTTTTAACACGCAAAATCTCCAATAGTCAGATATCTATCCCAAGTTCAAATTGATTTCGCTGAAAAATATGAGGAAACTTGTATTACTTTATTATTTTCATCCACTTTAGGGTGCATATATTCTCATTTGCTAAACAGGAAACAGAGGATATATACCCATGATAACTTGCTGTAGCTCTCCTTCAAAAGGTATACTCAAAATGTACGCATGTTTTGTTTCGTTTCGTTTTACAGAAGAGGACAAGCTATAATCAattgttcttttgcaagttttggatgaTTCCTGATTCTCCGGTGACAATATTCCTATATATTGAAGATCTCAATCCAAAGAACAAGACAAGCTCTTTTAGCTTCAAAAAGGAAAATCAAGTACACTAAGCTCCTGCTATGCGGAAAAAGTCCGAAAAAAGGCCAGACCTCAATTAGCTCAAATTTTTTAGTAAATTTTCCCAGCCTTCAATCACACCTGTTTCATATACACGCGGAGAAATCCATCAGTGACCAATTAACAAAAGCTGCAACACTTTGAATGCTATCGCGATACACTCAAACGTTCTAGTGAGAATCGATCTCAAGCACCAACTCCAGACATGCATCAACTTTAACTAAGATTGGAGGAAATAATTAAGAACTCTCATCGACAAGCAAACAGATTATTACAAACTTTAAAAGTCAGGATACAAAATCCACAGTATCTTTCATCAATTCCTATTTTGATATTACAGATGAAATACAGAGTGTTTTTCGCTGATTACAAAACGAGCTCGCAACGGTTCCACATAAATTCGCCTCCTCAGTAGTCAGTCCTCACTGCGTTTCACGTTCACCTGTACCAAAAACCAATAAAAGAACCAAGAACAATTAATTGGAATCAACTGACTAGGCATCGGAAATATTACTCTTTGGCCTCATGCACATCAAAGATCCATGAAATCGCGGTAAAATGTATTTTTGTGAAATAAGAGTACAATATTTTCAAGTCTCCATATTAAGTTTATGACCTACATTAGCCATAAAATATATTCATTTTAAGCTTGTGACCTACATTAACCATAGATAAATCTTTATGGTTAGGCATTGGTAGAATAATCAATAACcaataaaacaagcctaatacaATAACCTGGAAAGAAAAAACAGAGCAATAACATGCCATAGCCAGTTTAATTAAATGAATGGCATAAAATTTACTCTTAATATTGTGTGATTAGCATAAATTCTAATTAAAGTTGATACCTTTAACTATCGCAACTTCTAAAGGATAAAAGAGATTATTAAATCagtcaatgaaaaaaaaaaaaaaaaagacaatcacCTTGGCAAGAGGGGGAGATTTCTCTCTGAAATATTGAGCTCCATATCTGTTGATGAGCTTTTCCCTAACAAATTTTTCATAAATAAATGCAGCTCCTCTGAACTGGGGAAGAACTAGCCATGCCACCATTGCTAGCTTCACATCATACCAAATAGGTATCCTACAAATCAAGTAtagaaattgaagattatttTTCTCTCTGTTTCCTCTCCTCTTCTAGGATCTGTCTGGAAATTACTGTGTAATTGCTACAGAGTTTTGACCAGACTAGAAATCCATTCAACAACCTATTTGATAATGTATGTACATAAATAATAGCTAGTCCAACCATCTCCTATGTAGTTACTTAGCTGTGTAAATCACTATGCAATTACGTAGTTGCCACTTGCCAACAAAACCATAGTGTAATTCCTAATGTCATGTTTGGTTTCACAAGTATATTTACATAATTTGATATtctttattttaaataaatctaactaaaaaaaaaaaaaaatttagtttaGATTTGACAAATATGTGCGCatataaaaaatatcaaaaaaaaaaaaaaaatgaaaagtcaCATGACAATTACACCATGTAATTACCACCACCCTTTCATTGTTCCCTTAGAGGGTGTAATCGCTATCAAGTAACGCACATTCCATGCTGATGCTGATTAAGTAATTGCTTGGCCAAACAATGTAAATTATACCCAAATCCAATTACAGAGTAACCTTCTAAATATAGGCCCTAGTTTTGATATACTAGTACTAATTCTTTTCTTAGCTATTCTTAGAGAAAAGGGCAGGGAATGAGGGGCGCGGGGGTAAGAGGTTACTTACCATTCAAGAGCAGGTTGAAGGACCATCTCCATGAGAGTGAGAAAAGAGTAGAGAATCCAGTATGCTAGCCATTGCTGATCATCCAACTTCGATTTGCTCTCCATAGCCACTACTGATGCATATCTTCATGCCAAAAAAATAACACACACACGGAAAATAAGACGTAATGAAAATGTTTAACATATCATTCTTGAGAACAAGGAAAACTGAAATAATTGAGGTTTAAGACATTATATTAGGTTGGCCCTTGGACATGAATTGGttgatattgaaaaaaaaaatgaaattaagtagaAAAATCGTATTTAGTGATTGAAATTGCGTTTGGAGTTCGTACGTGAACACATAGTTAAAATTTTATGGGTGAAAACTCCCCTTAATCATATTTTTGAAACTTCAAATTCTATATTGCAagtttaaagttgaaataataaaAAGCCGATGTTGGGTTTTTTGtgtgtgaatgggaaatgaagaGGTGTTTTTCCGAAAAGACACAGGAAAAAGGATGAGGTTGTGTTTTTCCGAAAAGACACGGGAAAAAGGATGAGGTTGTGACTTTTCTGATAAGGCACAATCGCACCCCTTCACACTATATTGGCTATAAATTTAGAGGACTAGCCTCAGTTCTCCGAATAGAAAAATTATGCACCTCTTCTACATGTTTTCTTAGAAACAAATATCGATACATATTTTCTTACAAACAAATATTGAGTCTTTGTGTGATTTGTTGCCGAATTTGTGTTCGACGAATTTATTCGAGTTTGAAGTACCGCTACACCTGCGACATGTATATTTGGGAGAAAGTAATCCATAATCTCGGATATGGTGAGGGCAGGGGCAGgggcaggggcggagctaggtagGCTCCGCGGGTTGATCCGGACCCGCTCGGCAAAAAATTACGGTGTATGTATAAGGCTAAAATTATTCTCAGTAGATATGTATTTATAATAGAAAATCTTGGCACCGCCACTGGATGAGGTGATTAAATTCCTCAAGGACACACGGTGACTTTTGCGGTCTCGGATATTTTTCAGCGTTTCTGTTAAAATGCTCACTGAAACCAATAAGtatctattttatttttaatgaatATACTTACAGAGGATAGAGCAACATCACCGATGGCCTGCATATGAAGATAGTTTCAAAAATAAACTCAGAACAAAAGCTTCACTAGGAACAGAAAGTTGAAATGAAAATGTTAAGGAACTAAAAAATTACCCGGCAAGAGTATGAAGGTGAGTCATCGCAGTCAAGAATTTACCCATTATTTCTTGTGCTGAAAAACAAAAGCTTTCCTTCAACTAAAGTTAGTCTTGTATCTGCCGAATCAGGTGAGAACTAAATGCAGTTTAGTATTAGGGTTGTTTGAAACAAAGATAGTGACAGCACATT
Encoded here:
- the LOC132602604 gene encoding HVA22-like protein e; translated protein: MGKFLTAMTHLHTLAGPSVMLLYPLYASVVAMESKSKLDDQQWLAYWILYSFLTLMEMVLQPALEWIPIWYDVKLAMVAWLVLPQFRGAAFIYEKFVREKLINRYGAQYFREKSPPLAKVNVKRSED